The following DNA comes from Marinomonas maritima.
TAACAGGGATAAAGAAAGTACTTCAAAGATTAGCCTAACCATCATTCAGATTGTACCTGAACAGTTTCTATTGCCAATCGAGCCAATTCATCTGGTTGGAATTTCGCCAAGAAACCATCCGCCCCGACTTTTTTCACCATCGCTTCGTTGAAAACACCACTTAAAGAAGTATGAAGAAGAATAAATAAATCTTGTAGCCGACTATCATTACGAATAGCTGTCGTCAGCGTATACCCATCCATCTCTGGCATTTCAATATCAGAAATAACCATAGAAAACTCCTGCGTGACGTCTTTCCCTTCAGCAACCATGTTTTGTAGGAAAGTAAGCGCTTCGCGACCATCACATAAAACAGTGGTGGAAAAACCAACCTGCTCCATACAACGCTTAATTTGTTTACGCGCGACCGAAGAGTCATCAACAATAAGTATATGATGTTTTTTAGCATTTTCTGTTACATCAGCATTGACGATGCCTTCCGAAATATCCTGTCGTGTAGGAGCAACCTCAGATAGGATCTGCTCAACATCGATAATCTCAACCATTTCTTTGTCGACCTGACAAACAGCAGTCAAATAGTTATCGTTCGACAACCCTTTTGGTGGCGGCTGAATATCACTCCAGTTCATGTTTACGATACGTTCGACGCCACGAACCAAAAAGCCCTGAATTCGACGATTATACTCCGTAATAATGACAAAACATTGACTGATATTCTCCATCGGGCTCGCGCCTGTTGCCAACCCCAAGTCTAAAATTGGAATAGTTCCACCACGAATATGAGCAACCCCCCTGACCACAGGAGAACTGTGCGGCATAGTCGTTAGCTTCGGACACTGAAGAACTTCTTTCACTTTAAAGACGTTGATGCCGTAAATTTGCTTACCATTCAGGCGAAACAACAGCAGTTCAAGTCGATTTTCCCCTACAAGCTGCGTACGTTGGTTAACAGTATCCAAAACTCCAGCCATAAACGCCTCCAAAATGTGTAAACATTATACTGAGGTATAACCTCAAAATTGTTAAAATGCATCATCCAATGATAAAGTGCTTTCTAATATTTTACTAACTATCTTATTTATAACATCATAATAAACAAAGTGAGCGAATCATGCGAATCATAAGGCTAAGCTTAGCCTTCATTTGTTTTCAAGCCAGTTTAACATTTGCCCTATCTACTGAAGACCAAATTAATCACTACATAAACCAAGTAGAGATCCCTAGACTGGCAGAAATATATCCAGATGCGGTTATTAACATTACATTAAACAATGTAGCCGCACTCAATTATTTACCTGCTTGCGATAGTGAGTCGATTCAAATCCGCAATCAGAGACCAGACGCGACCAAACGCACAAATTATGAAATCAGTTGCAACAACCCTACGTGGAAATCTTATGCTCCCGTCACCCAATCCATCATGATTCCGGCTATAAAAACCATCACCCCAATTAATCGCGGCCAAGTCATCAGTAAGTCAAATACGGATGTGGGTGAAGTCGACTTATCTAGTTTAAGAGGACATGTTTTTACAAAGAAAAATCCTCCTTACGGGCAAGTCGCATCACGAAACTTGCGCATTAACACCTTTATTACTGTTAATCTAACGACCCCCCCAATGCTTGTAAAAAAAGGTAATGTCGTATTAATAACAGCAAAAAGTGGCAGCATTACCGTCAAAATGAATGGTGTTGCTTTAGAGAATGGTGTAGAAGGACAACAAATACGTGTCCAAAACACAAGTTCTGAAAGAATTATATACGCCAAAGTTGTAACTGACAGTGAGGTTCTTGTAAACTATTGAGTACAGACTGACCGGCAGTTTATATATTCTTTTTTTCTGAAGCTTTTCATTAAAGTTTTTGTGGATCTTGCCGACAACATAGACAGGCAAATCATTAAAGGGCGGAAAACCCAATGGCAATACACCTTACAGGTCTATCAAACCAGAGCACGATCAATAAAAGTGAACGCTCGCAAAAAGACGATGCAACTGTTAGTACGACAGAGAAACAAAGCAGTGTAAAAAATGGCGGCACTTTAGCTGAGGATACCGTTAAATTAAGCGGTACAGCACAAACCCTACAAAATCAGCATTCTAAAATTGGCAACTTGCCAGATGTTGACATGGAAAAAGTAGAACAAATCAAAAGCGCTATCGCTGCAGGCGAATATAAAATAGATACGCAGAAGCTTGCGAATAATATGGCTTCTATGGATTCTCTATTCTAGACTGTACACTCTATACAGTCTGTGAACGGTTTGCCCTATGATCCCTATTGCCCCTATATTCATAAGAAGCAAAGAGATATTAGAAAAACTCTCTTCGCTCCTTGATGAAGAACGACTAGCTTATGGGCAATTGGACAGCGAAACTATTATTACCCTATCCGAACAAAAACAAGCCCTCCTTGATGAAATGAATAAGCTCAATGAAAAAAGAGTGAATATTCTTATTAAATTTGACATTGTCGATCGGAAAAAACCCTCTGAAGAAGAATTTAAAAGCTGGCTTACCCTACAAGACAGTTCTATGGATAATGTTCGTCTATTAATGCAAGATTGTGAAACGCTACTGAAAAAATGCAAAACACAAAACAATACAAACGCTCGAGTTTTAAACACCTTACAAAAACGCAACAAACACCTCTTCGAGCTACTTCAAGGTCATAGCAGCAAAAATAAAGTTTATACAGCGAGGGGCTCAACACGTCCAATTAGTAGTAAGCACACTTTAGGACGGGCTTAAAAACCATAAGAATCAACACCATACAAGCTCGACTCACATTTGTAATCTAAACATAATTGATGTATAAATCACGCCTCAATATAAGTCCTCATAGGTAAACAGGATATACCGGCCGCCTCCTAAGCAGCTATTCCAGGTTCGAGTCCTGGTGGGGACACCAAATTACTTATAAAATAAAAAAAGAGCCTCAAGGCTCTTTTTAAAAATTCTTTTAAAAGCAGATTATTCTATATCAATTATTGCAAAGCTATGGACAATTTTCACACCACCTCTTTCCAACATTAATGACGCAGAGCAATATTCTTCCGCTGATAACTTAACCGCACGAGCAACAACGCTTTCTTTCAGTTTGCGCCCCGTCACCACAAAGTGAACTCGAATTTCAGTAAAAACAGCAGGTACGGAATCTGCTCTATCAGCCTCTATTTGGGCAACACAAGACACAACATCTTGACGAGACTTCTTTAAAATCCCAACCACATCATAAGATGTACAACCACCCAAGCCCGCAAGCAACAACTCCATCGGCCTTGCGCCAGCAATCTGATTACCGTCAATCTCTATCTTAAAACCAGACCCCGTCTCTGCGGTAAAATGAACATCTTCTTGCCAACTAACATTCGTTTTCATAATTCAACCTTACTAGAACTGAAAAAGTTCAGCCAATTTATCACCAGGATCATCCGCACGCATAAACGCCTCACCCACTAAAAATGCGTGAATCCCTTTTTGACGCATCAACGCCACATCATCACGAGTATGAATACCACTTTCAGTCACAATAAGACGATCAGCAGGCACACTCCCCATCAACTCAAACGTATGATCTAAACTTAATTCAAACGTATGAAGGTCGCGGTTATTGATCCCGAGCAGCTCAGTGTCTGTGTACTCTAATGCTAACTCAAGTTCCGGACGATTGTGCACTTCAACCAAAACATCCATACCAAGATCACGAGCCATCATATCGAGCTGACGTAATTTTTCGCCACTCAAACAAGCAGCGATCAGCAAAATACAATCAGCACCAATCGCTCTGGCTTCTAATACCTGATACTCGTCGACAATAAAGTCCTTGCGAATAACGGGTAATTTACAAGCGGAACGAGCTTCCACCAAAAAATCTTCATGACCTTGAAAGAAGTCTTTGTCGGTCAAAACAGACAAACAAGCCGCACCACCTATTTCATAAGATCTTGCAATATTTGCTGGAATGAATGGGTTGCGCAATACCCCCTTGCTCGGAGAAGCTTGCTTCACCTCTGCAATCACACCCGCTTTACCTATCGCAATCTGATGCCTCAACGCCTGAACA
Coding sequences within:
- a CDS encoding OsmC family protein; protein product: MKTNVSWQEDVHFTAETGSGFKIEIDGNQIAGARPMELLLAGLGGCTSYDVVGILKKSRQDVVSCVAQIEADRADSVPAVFTEIRVHFVVTGRKLKESVVARAVKLSAEEYCSASLMLERGGVKIVHSFAIIDIE
- a CDS encoding chemotaxis protein CheV, producing the protein MAGVLDTVNQRTQLVGENRLELLLFRLNGKQIYGINVFKVKEVLQCPKLTTMPHSSPVVRGVAHIRGGTIPILDLGLATGASPMENISQCFVIITEYNRRIQGFLVRGVERIVNMNWSDIQPPPKGLSNDNYLTAVCQVDKEMVEIIDVEQILSEVAPTRQDISEGIVNADVTENAKKHHILIVDDSSVARKQIKRCMEQVGFSTTVLCDGREALTFLQNMVAEGKDVTQEFSMVISDIEMPEMDGYTLTTAIRNDSRLQDLFILLHTSLSGVFNEAMVKKVGADGFLAKFQPDELARLAIETVQVQSE
- the flgM gene encoding flagellar biosynthesis anti-sigma factor FlgM; protein product: MAIHLTGLSNQSTINKSERSQKDDATVSTTEKQSSVKNGGTLAEDTVKLSGTAQTLQNQHSKIGNLPDVDMEKVEQIKSAIAAGEYKIDTQKLANNMASMDSLF
- a CDS encoding flagella synthesis protein FlgN — translated: MIPIAPIFIRSKEILEKLSSLLDEERLAYGQLDSETIITLSEQKQALLDEMNKLNEKRVNILIKFDIVDRKKPSEEEFKSWLTLQDSSMDNVRLLMQDCETLLKKCKTQNNTNARVLNTLQKRNKHLFELLQGHSSKNKVYTARGSTRPISSKHTLGRA
- the trpC gene encoding indole-3-glycerol phosphate synthase TrpC, encoding MQIETPTILKKIVARKYEEISERKAHTPYGNLDVAASVANVHNAPRGFVQALRHQIAIGKAGVIAEVKQASPSKGVLRNPFIPANIARSYEIGGAACLSVLTDKDFFQGHEDFLVEARSACKLPVIRKDFIVDEYQVLEARAIGADCILLIAACLSGEKLRQLDMMARDLGMDVLVEVHNRPELELALEYTDTELLGINNRDLHTFELSLDHTFELMGSVPADRLIVTESGIHTRDDVALMRQKGIHAFLVGEAFMRADDPGDKLAELFQF
- the flgA gene encoding flagellar basal body P-ring formation chaperone FlgA → MRIIRLSLAFICFQASLTFALSTEDQINHYINQVEIPRLAEIYPDAVINITLNNVAALNYLPACDSESIQIRNQRPDATKRTNYEISCNNPTWKSYAPVTQSIMIPAIKTITPINRGQVISKSNTDVGEVDLSSLRGHVFTKKNPPYGQVASRNLRINTFITVNLTTPPMLVKKGNVVLITAKSGSITVKMNGVALENGVEGQQIRVQNTSSERIIYAKVVTDSEVLVNY